The Kordia sp. SMS9 genome window below encodes:
- a CDS encoding carboxymuconolactone decarboxylase family protein — protein MSTRIETLNPETTTGEAKELFNAVQKKLGFIPNLIKVFGNSPATLKSYLSLGELTASGNFNNKFREQLALAIAEENSCNYCLSAHTAIGKMNGLSEEQTEASRQGFANDAKVQAGLQFAQSVTKNRGNVVGEEIAAVKAAGYTDGDILEIVLNVVSNTLTNYVNHIAETEIDFPKVETGKFVVTQ, from the coding sequence ATGAGTACACGAATTGAAACTTTAAACCCAGAAACAACGACAGGCGAAGCAAAAGAATTATTTAACGCCGTACAAAAGAAATTAGGATTTATTCCAAACCTAATTAAAGTATTTGGAAATTCTCCAGCAACCCTAAAATCCTATTTGAGCTTAGGCGAATTGACGGCAAGCGGAAATTTTAACAACAAATTCAGAGAGCAGTTGGCATTAGCGATTGCAGAAGAAAATTCATGTAATTACTGTTTATCGGCACACACGGCCATTGGAAAAATGAACGGTTTGTCGGAAGAACAAACAGAAGCTAGCAGACAAGGATTTGCAAACGACGCCAAAGTACAGGCAGGATTGCAATTTGCGCAAAGCGTTACCAAAAATAGAGGAAACGTAGTAGGAGAAGAAATTGCAGCCGTAAAAGCAGCAGGTTATACCGATGGCGATATTTTAGAAATTGTGTTGAATGTGGTGTCAAACACTTTAACTAATTACGTAAATCATATTGCAGAAACGGAAATTGATTTTCCAAAAGTAGAAACAGGAAAATTTGTGGTCACACAATAA
- a CDS encoding plastocyanin/azurin family copper-binding protein — protein MKKIITILVLFVGFSMTTQAQNSMMKKETMMKKEIKTVSLEQTKGEFTQKSITLSAGTYVFQIANANVGHDVGFVLAPKGKTDASNHIKNAYVTEVVKNNTTGHSKEVTLVKGEYVYFCPLNPTPQYILLVE, from the coding sequence ATGAAAAAAATAATCACAATTTTAGTACTATTCGTAGGCTTTTCAATGACGACACAAGCACAGAACAGCATGATGAAGAAAGAAACGATGATGAAAAAAGAGATCAAAACGGTTTCTTTAGAACAAACGAAAGGCGAATTCACACAAAAATCAATTACCCTTTCTGCAGGAACGTATGTTTTCCAAATTGCGAATGCGAATGTTGGACACGATGTAGGATTTGTGTTAGCGCCGAAAGGAAAAACAGATGCTTCAAACCATATTAAAAACGCGTATGTAACCGAAGTGGTAAAAAATAACACGACAGGACATTCTAAAGAAGTGACCTTAGTAAAAGGTGAATACGTATACTTTTGCCCCCTAAATCCAACGCCCCAATATATCTTACTAGTAGAATAA
- a CDS encoding M43 family zinc metalloprotease — protein MKKSLSCIFLFCMLFFSYAQQPCGQDIVQQQLYATHPELRPENNPAFQQLEQFTNTFQASPTTEDLINVEELTIGTDYIIPVVVHIIHNNGVENISDAAVERAIESLNLFFAGTTAFDPNIDPSFLPVRAGFNTKKLRFVLAKFDPQGNPTNGIDRQIDGFYTFRGNDPNMRLIYHWPREKYFNIYVVRQAVDGSGTSGFATFPPNVADPANAYLDGHVMSAWAFGEHGEMVQNWFHNLAHEVGHWLNVYHIWANAGGNGDAVYCSFDDSVTDTPNTKGNAISDLDNYPGPGAVINCGSVDNLTNMMDYTAATYAMFTQGQKVRMEAALNSTVADRNNLWSIDNVLTTLYGCTSGLDSDLDNIPDACDPCPNDPNNDSDGDGVCDSLDACNGYPDVNVDANPTELDACDTTLPIIDFSTETIVTYDVAQDNGVSDVYDNGATLYVATNGWKAIAINYTITPNTVIEFDFMSTIDGEIHYIGIDDDLTLDPLLAYKLYGFQNVSASAIYNLDFNNYTDADQYTFKHYNIPIGQVFTGNAPYLFFAADNDSFNNTFTNNNYPGGGSYNDATSFYRNVKIYENNVLSTAELPALDTLISMYPNPAQNEITIAANEGILLENITIIDINGKVVKSVTLKNQIQNRIDINDISSGVYFVNIRTNTGKTVIKKLIKI, from the coding sequence ATGAAAAAATCACTAAGCTGTATTTTCCTTTTTTGTATGCTCTTCTTTTCGTATGCACAACAACCCTGCGGACAAGATATTGTGCAGCAACAATTATATGCTACACACCCTGAATTGCGGCCTGAAAACAATCCCGCATTTCAACAACTAGAACAATTTACCAATACATTTCAAGCGAGTCCAACCACAGAAGATTTGATCAATGTGGAAGAACTCACGATTGGAACAGATTATATTATTCCTGTCGTGGTTCACATTATCCACAATAATGGCGTTGAAAATATTTCGGATGCTGCCGTGGAAAGAGCCATTGAATCGCTGAATCTTTTCTTTGCAGGAACCACCGCTTTTGATCCCAATATTGATCCAAGTTTTCTGCCAGTTCGCGCCGGGTTTAACACAAAAAAACTCCGCTTTGTCTTAGCAAAATTTGATCCGCAAGGAAATCCAACCAATGGAATTGACCGACAAATAGATGGTTTTTACACGTTCCGCGGAAATGATCCTAATATGCGATTAATTTATCATTGGCCACGCGAAAAATACTTTAACATTTACGTTGTGCGACAAGCAGTTGATGGTAGTGGAACTTCGGGTTTTGCCACGTTTCCGCCAAATGTAGCCGATCCTGCAAATGCGTATTTAGACGGACACGTAATGTCTGCTTGGGCTTTTGGAGAACACGGAGAAATGGTGCAAAATTGGTTTCATAACTTAGCACATGAAGTCGGACATTGGCTCAACGTATATCATATTTGGGCAAATGCTGGTGGAAATGGAGATGCTGTGTATTGCAGTTTTGATGATTCTGTGACCGATACGCCAAACACCAAAGGAAATGCCATTAGCGATTTGGACAATTATCCCGGACCTGGCGCTGTAATTAATTGCGGAAGTGTAGACAATTTGACCAATATGATGGATTATACAGCAGCAACCTACGCTATGTTTACGCAAGGACAAAAAGTACGCATGGAAGCTGCGCTGAATTCTACTGTTGCAGATAGAAATAACTTGTGGAGCATTGACAATGTACTAACTACGTTATACGGTTGTACTTCCGGATTGGATAGCGATTTAGACAACATTCCTGATGCCTGCGATCCGTGTCCGAACGATCCTAACAATGATAGCGACGGCGATGGTGTTTGCGACAGTTTGGATGCCTGTAACGGTTATCCTGATGTAAATGTAGATGCGAATCCAACAGAACTTGATGCATGCGATACAACATTACCAATTATAGATTTTAGTACAGAAACTATTGTAACCTATGATGTTGCACAAGACAATGGTGTTTCGGATGTGTATGATAATGGAGCAACGTTATATGTAGCTACAAATGGTTGGAAAGCTATTGCGATCAATTATACTATTACACCAAATACGGTGATCGAATTTGACTTTATGAGCACAATTGATGGAGAAATTCATTACATCGGAATTGATGATGATTTAACACTCGATCCGTTGCTTGCGTATAAATTATATGGTTTTCAAAACGTATCAGCTTCAGCGATTTACAATCTTGATTTTAACAACTATACAGACGCTGATCAATATACTTTCAAACATTACAACATTCCTATTGGACAAGTATTTACAGGAAATGCGCCATATTTATTTTTTGCTGCGGATAACGATTCGTTTAACAATACGTTTACAAACAATAATTATCCTGGTGGCGGAAGTTACAACGATGCTACTTCTTTTTATAGAAATGTGAAAATTTATGAAAACAATGTTTTATCAACAGCAGAATTGCCAGCATTAGACACTTTGATCAGCATGTATCCAAATCCTGCGCAAAATGAAATTACCATTGCAGCAAACGAAGGTATATTGCTAGAAAACATTACCATTATTGACATCAATGGGAAAGTAGTAAAAAGCGTGACGCTCAAAAATCAAATTCAAAATCGTATTGACATTAACGATATATCAAGCGGTGTGTATTTTGTAAACATTCGTACCAATACCGGCAAAACGGTCATTAAAAAGTTGATTAAGATATAA